The Pecten maximus chromosome 14, xPecMax1.1, whole genome shotgun sequence genome includes a region encoding these proteins:
- the LOC117342339 gene encoding protein Wnt-11b-2-like isoform X2 yields the protein MMILGQWINCIVLLLLVWADCGLSVKWLALYQSKQKPWQGNQNCSKAFGMVKRQIKICKQNLDLMGTVSHAAVLTKDTCESQFSDRRWNCSSIRKSPRLTRDLVRGTREQAYLYAISSASLVHSVARACSIGVTTKCSCGALPNSPPDGEFKWGGCGDDVKFGLYLSESFTDASLSKRGKIRTSKKAQMNRHNNAAGRKIVSDSLTKACKCHGVSGSCSIKTCWKALPDFTSIGTILKRRYTTAVEVKRKRRKGVKIFLPLNPKISSITKDSLIYYTKSPDYCSPDPKTGSVGTAGRVCEKNGDGWGGCDTMCCGRGFKSFSIEITERCECKYYWCCYVKCKTCRKTLHLNTCR from the exons AGCTTTGTATCAGAGTAAACAGAAACCTTGGCAAGGCAACCAGAACTGTTCTAAAGCTTTCGGTATGGTGAAGCGACAGATTaagatatgtaaacaaaaccTTGACTTAATGGGGACTGTGTCACATGCTGCTGTACTAACGAAAGACACGTGCGAATCACAGTTTAGTGACAGGAGGTGGAACTGTTCATCAATCCGGAAGTCTCCTCGTCTTACACGTGACCTTGTAAGAG GTACAAGGGAGCAGGCATATTTATATGCTATATCGTCAGCCTCGCTCGTGCATTCTGTTGCACGTGCATGCAGTATAGGTGTGACGACTAAGTGCAGTTGTGGAGCGCTCCCAAATAGTCCCCCCGATGGCGAGTTTAAATGGGGAGGATGTGGGGATGATGTGAAGTTTGGACTTTATCTAAGTGAAAGTTTTACAGACGCTTCTTTGTCAAAACGAGGCAAAATTAGAACGTCTAAAAAGGCACAGATGAATCGTCATAATAATGCTGCAGGTCGGAAG ATCGTTTCTGACAGCCTCACGAAAGCTTGTAAATGTCATGGTGTGTCGGGGTCCTGCTCAATAAAGACGTGCTGGAAAGCTCTTCCTGATTTCACATCCATTGGAACCATCCTTAAACGTCGCTATACAACAGCTGTGGAGGTTAAAAGGAAAAGACGAAAAGGAGTAAAAATATTCCTCCCGCTGAATCCGAAAATTTCATCGATAACTAAGGATTCCctgatatattatacaaaatctCCAGATTATTGTAGCCCTGATCCAAAAACAGGGTCAGTTGGTACAGCAGGCAG GGTATGTGAGAAGAACGGAGACGGGTGGGGAGGGTGTGATACCATGTGCTGTGGAAGAGGATTCAAAAGTTTTTCTATAGAAATCACTGAACGTTGTGAATGTAAATACTACTGGTGTTGTTATGTTAAGTGTAAGACGTGCAGAAAGACACTGCATTTAAACACGTGCCGATAA
- the LOC117342134 gene encoding uncharacterized protein LOC117342134 encodes MDRKFILPLAAVFVMFLSCALSFTIRKRSPQNPSDLTRALKVLQRQRRRVDMSDYLRSNLDDMQESYDPYEEYGGLDGSYSLEDLLPAYQQYLEELEEDGEQELPNRTPSLDELKNLFGTSEKEHDSILDEAIKVKDDSHSNNRKITKSQMENLLNQVQDAETQDSKETEKSETPSVVEETGDKSHSGGAAKPEIVTKEELKDLFGGQESSEESKDTPTDSQEDGSSTGEEIVPQINSFPTEKKKKVAKRDNAESLRSEEADLHNEIALLHLMEGIEDQEIDNLASALKEATLSQMDGSDSYLRPEYKDIEKAIRNEEILQELKSNPSIALQIASLAQLGNENGLDAEEDDEDEIDEDTDDIIDKRTDTELDADDEKPTYEDGMGRWYENPLPDDEEEIEDADAQKVLERFVKNYLQQGDSNEKQIDLRRRNGGTMNDKAVRLALSEYLATQPEDIDQDTPDEIEEDTCLAVDLLNTDCAIADKMGLPIDDEARELCNRHEMCYICGNGHGLTKSQCDQGFGSEVIEICGPNKSCIRDGAQFLWLIKSGQQYNGRPLDECRDPCVRDYILGL; translated from the exons ATGGATCGGAAGTTCATTCTACCTTTAGCGGCCGTCTTTGTTATGTTTCTGTCATGCGCACTGAGTTTTACGATACGAAAGCGGTCCCCTCAGAACCCATCGGACCTCACCCGAGCTCTCAAAGTGTTGCAGCGTCAGAGACGGCGAGTGGATATGAGCGACTACCTTCGAAGCAATCTAGATGATATGCAAGAATCATATGACCCTTACGAAGAATATGGAGGCTTGGATGGGAGTTATAGTCTCGAGGATCTCTTGCCTGCCTATCAGCAATACCTAGAAGAGCTGGAAGAGGACGGGGAGCAAGAATTGCCAAATAGAACTCCATCTCTTGACGAATTGAAAAATCTATTTGGAACGTCAGAAAAAGAACATGATTCAATTTTGGATGAAGCTATCAAAGTAAAAGATGATAGTCATTCAAATAatagaaaaattacaaaatcGCAAATGGAAAATCTACTAAATCAAGTGCAAGATGCAGAAACACAAGACTCAAAGGAAACAGAGAAATCTGAAACACCTTCTGTCGTAGAGGAGACTGGAGACAAATCTCATTCGGGGGGTGCTGCAAAGCCAGAAATTGTTACTAAAGAAGAACTAAAAGATTTATTTGGAGGTCAGGAATCGTCGGAAGAGAGCAAGGATACACCAACTGATAGCCAAGAGGATGGCAGTTCCACTGGCGAGGAAATTGTTCCTCAGATCAACTCATTTCCTAccgaaaagaaaaagaaagtcGCCAAGAGAGATAATGCTGAAAGTTTGAGATCAGAGGAAGCGGATTTGCATAACGAGATTGCCCTACTTCACTTGATGGAAGGTATCGAGGATCAGGAAATTGATAACCTTGCCTCGGCTCTAAAAGAAGCCACATTATCCCAGATGGATGGGTCGGATTCCTATCTCAGACCGGAGTACAAAGACATAGAGAAGGCGataag aaacgAGGAAATTCTTCAGGAGCTGAAATCCAACCCATCAATTGCACTACAAATAGCTTCATTGGCACAACTGGGAAACGAAAACGGATTGGACGCAGAGGAAGACGACGAAGACGAAATCGATGAGGACACTGATGATATCATTGATAAACGTACCGATACCGAACTAGATGCAGACGACGAGAAACCGACCTATGAGGATGGAATGGGAAGGTGGTACGAGAATCCTCTGCCAGATGATGAGGAAGAAATAGAAGACGCCG ATGCGCAAAAAGTTCTAGAAAGATTCGTTAAAAACTATCTTCAACAAGGAGATTCTAACGAAAAGCAAATAG ATTTAAGAAGAAGAAACGGTGGTACGATGAACGACAAGGCCGTCCGACTGGCACTTTCGGAGTACCTCGCAACTCAACCAGAAGACATAGATCAAGATACGCCGGATGAGATAGAAGAAG ACACTTGCCTGGCCGTTGACCTGTTGAATACTGACTGTGCAATAGCAGACAAAATGGGACTTCCCATAGATGACGAGGCCAGGGAACTCTGTAACCGACAcgaaatgtgctatatttgt GGAAATGGACATGGTTTGACAAAAAGCCAATGTGACCAGGGCTTCGGGTCAGAGGTCATAGAGATTTGTGGTCCCAACAAAAGCTGCATCCGAGACGGCGCACAGTTTCTCTGGCTCATCAAGAGTGGACAACAGTACAATGGCCGGCCTCTGGACGAGTGCAGAGATCCTTGTGTGCGGGATTACATACTCGGACTATAG